The sequence TGTCAGCGACTTCTTTGAACTACAATCTCCCTTTGTATTAAATTGGGATTTTAAGATTTCTTCTTATCATTTATATATTTAGATTTTTTAATTAATTCTACATATTCTCTATGCTTCTCTTCTAATGCCCTTATTATCATTTCAAGAATAAAAGGTGCATCCTTGAACAAGACATTAATATTCTCCTCTAAGTACTTATACAGAGCTTCTTTTTCAACTGTCATAGGCAACATTGGAGGAAGCGGCATTATTGTAGGCCCTTCCTTTATTGCTAATTCTTCAGGTGTAATAAATCCAAAGTGAAGGAAGTTATATAGTTCTCTGCTTTTCTCTTCAGTTATTTGGTATTGTCCACTAGAGTCTAAAGTGATTCGATCAAATTCAATCATTAATAGTTTTGAGGGTTTCCTATCTTGGATTTCATATACAAAAGTACCTCAAGAACTTCTTGTCGAGCTAAATCTTCAATATATTTCTTTGGTATTCTGTTGTTTTGGGGTATCTTAAATACTTTGTTTTCTTTTGTTATATATAAGCGTCTTACTCCGTTCATTTTGACCTCCTAGGAATTAGTTTAAAGATTCATTACTTGCTGATTTCCTACAACGTTTCCGCATTCACGAAAACCCGAGAGGCTTAAAGTGCGTTAGCGCCGAGTCGCTAGACTTGGCCTCGCAGGGTTGTCGGCAACCATAGCCTCTTTGCCCTCGCCTCTGCAGACTAAGGGGTCGTTAGCTCCGCCGCGTGAATGCTATGTTATAAGATGTTCCCGCCTTCTAGCACTACACTCAAATCTATTATGTATTATTTCTCTTGTTAACATCTCCAAATGGGACATGAACAGAAGGAAATGTTCTGGCAACCCCTTCGATATGGCCAACTTGATCATCAAAGAATATATGTGGCATGAAAACACTCAACACTCTTATTTTCTCAATACCTCCGAGAAAAAATGCTTCGTCAACTCTAATATCACGTTTTCTAAGTGTAGTAATCACTCTTTCATGTGCAGGAGCATTTCTAGCAGTAGCAATTGCTATTCGAATTCTCGGTTTATAATCAGGATCATTTTGATTCTTTAAGATTTCTCTTTGTTGTAGCTTAGATATCTCAGTGAAGAATCTTAACAAAGGCCCAGCTGGCAAGGGTTTACTTGCGAACTCTTTCTCATGAGAATGGAAACTTTCTAAAGCGCCACTTTGAAAAATAGACTCAGCGGAATCATCAGCAATGACACCATCGAAATCAAATGCTAAACGTATCTCATTATCCTCTTCGTTATCAACATAATCCGAAGGATAAATACATCCTGCAGGAAATCCATGTTCAACTGCTTCTTTAACGTCATCTGGATTTCCAGATAAAAATAGAGATGCATTAAAAGCATCCATGTACTTAAAAGGATTACTTCCAGCGACAAAAACAGCTCTACTAATTGTTAATCCGTATTTTTCAATAGACTTAAAAACCCTCAAACCCGTATCAGGATCATTTCTTGAGAGCAAAATAACCTCGACTATTTGATCTTGGGGGGTATTGATGCTTAATAATCTTTTTATAAGTGGGTAAGCAACACCTGGTGTTAATATTTCATTCTCATGCTCTCTCTGATACTCTCGATATACTTCTTCTCCATGTTCTCTGAATACACGGTCGGATTCTGTAAGATCAAATAATGCACTTGAGGCTACCGCAATAACAAATTTGCTTTCAATATCAAACGGCATTAATCTTTCATCCTTTCTCTTACTTCTTGAAATTTACAATGTACCTATCAAAATCACTTCCCCATCACCCTCTTCACATACTTCTCCGCCTTATAGTCCTTGCGCACTTCACGCAGTACAGGATTATTAGCCTCACTCCACGATTCCAAAATCACGACTTCCGACAGTCTTGTATACACCTGAGTAGCCAAGTTCAAGAAAAAGTCTGTATAGGTACATTTCGAATCCTGAACCATCTTCCATCCTGTCAATATCAGCGATAGTAATCGACTTTAAATCGTAGTTTTCTTCAAGAAACAGGGAAGGTCTATTGCGTTTTTGTAGAATTCTAAAGAACATCAAGCCGACAACAAAAAACACAACAATTACTACTGCCACAAATACATAGATCAATAGAACTACCTCCATTGGCTTAATAGTAAAATGATACCATAATTTTCTTGGGATATAATCGAAAAAAATGGGTTTTTTGGGTACAAAAAAGAGACAATCCTACTGGAATGCCTCTCTTCCCCATATTCAAGTCCAATTTTAAGTATAAAAAACCTCCCGAAGCTGCGTTTAGCAATAAACACAAGCTTGGGAGGTACGTTATCCACAACCCTAAATCCACGTTTTATGGGTTGTTAACGCCGGGCTT is a genomic window of Paenibacillus durus ATCC 35681 containing:
- a CDS encoding 5'-nucleotidase, with translation MPFDIESKFVIAVASSALFDLTESDRVFREHGEEVYREYQREHENEILTPGVAYPLIKRLLSINTPQDQIVEVILLSRNDPDTGLRVFKSIEKYGLTISRAVFVAGSNPFKYMDAFNASLFLSGNPDDVKEAVEHGFPAGCIYPSDYVDNEEDNEIRLAFDFDGVIADDSAESIFQSGALESFHSHEKEFASKPLPAGPLLRFFTEISKLQQREILKNQNDPDYKPRIRIAIATARNAPAHERVITTLRKRDIRVDEAFFLGGIEKIRVLSVFMPHIFFDDQVGHIEGVARTFPSVHVPFGDVNKRNNT